The Streptomyces sp. DH-12 genome has a window encoding:
- a CDS encoding betaine/proline/choline family ABC transporter ATP-binding protein — MAEPETTGTGPRSVGATIELEGLTKRYPGSDRPAVDDVSMEIGAGETVVLVGPSGCGKSTTLKMINRLIEPTGGRIRIGGEDVTDMDPVRLRRTIGYAIQASGLFPHMTVAQNIALVPKMLRWPAARVRDRVEEMLDLVGLDPAEFRDRYPRRLSGGQQQRVGVARALAADPPVLLMDEPFGAVDPITRDHLQDELIRLQRELHKTIVFVTHDFDEAIKIGDRIAVLRERSRIAQFDTPEAILTHPADDFVSGFVGAGAALKRLGLTRVGEVTITDYPTAGVDDPLDEILTRLRSGGTDEVLVLDERGRPYKWLRHGDILRAKGSLARAGVLVHDTVTRDATLRDALEAVLTDNTGRVAVTGRHGAYEGVVDVETLMNSVHELLEADRLEAREAQAGPEEQRAARTHAEQEGAHPSGDRGEARA; from the coding sequence GTGGCCGAGCCTGAGACGACCGGGACCGGACCCCGGTCGGTCGGGGCGACCATCGAGCTGGAGGGCCTCACCAAGCGCTACCCGGGCAGCGACCGGCCCGCCGTCGACGACGTCAGCATGGAGATCGGGGCGGGCGAGACGGTGGTCCTCGTCGGCCCCTCCGGGTGCGGGAAGTCCACCACCCTGAAGATGATCAACCGGCTGATCGAGCCGACCGGCGGCCGGATCCGCATCGGCGGCGAGGACGTCACCGACATGGACCCGGTGAGGCTGCGCCGCACCATCGGCTACGCGATCCAGGCGAGCGGGCTGTTCCCGCACATGACCGTGGCGCAGAACATCGCCCTGGTGCCGAAGATGCTGCGCTGGCCGGCCGCGCGGGTGCGGGACCGGGTCGAGGAGATGCTGGACCTGGTCGGCCTGGACCCCGCCGAGTTCCGCGACCGCTATCCGCGCCGGCTCTCCGGCGGCCAGCAGCAGCGCGTGGGCGTGGCGCGGGCGCTGGCGGCGGACCCGCCGGTGCTGCTGATGGACGAGCCGTTCGGCGCGGTCGACCCGATCACCCGGGACCACCTCCAGGACGAGCTGATCCGGCTCCAGCGGGAACTGCACAAGACGATCGTCTTCGTCACCCACGACTTCGACGAGGCGATCAAGATCGGCGACCGGATCGCGGTGCTGCGCGAACGCTCCCGCATCGCCCAGTTCGACACTCCCGAGGCGATCCTCACCCACCCCGCCGACGACTTCGTGTCCGGCTTCGTCGGCGCGGGCGCGGCGCTGAAGCGGCTCGGCCTCACCCGGGTCGGGGAGGTGACGATCACCGACTACCCCACGGCGGGCGTCGACGACCCGCTCGACGAGATCCTCACCAGGCTGCGCTCCGGCGGCACGGACGAGGTGCTGGTGCTGGACGAGCGGGGCCGCCCCTACAAGTGGCTGCGGCACGGCGACATCCTGCGCGCCAAGGGCTCGCTGGCCCGCGCGGGCGTGCTGGTGCACGACACGGTGACCCGGGACGCGACCCTGCGGGACGCGCTGGAGGCGGTCCTCACCGACAACACCGGCCGGGTCGCGGTCACCGGGCGGCACGGCGCCTACGAGGGTGTCGTGGACGTGGAGACGCTGATGAACTCCGTGCACGAACTCCTGGAGGCGGACCGGCTGGAGGCGCGGGAGGCGCAGGCCGGCCCGGAGGAGCAGCGGGCCGCGCGGACGCACGCCGAGCAGGAGGGCGCGCACCCCTCGGGCGACCGCGGGGAGGCGCGGGCGTGA
- a CDS encoding ABC transporter permease, with amino-acid sequence MNFWEYLESRHQQLLVDAYQHASVVFQCMVAATALGVLIGILTYRSAWAGDLATTVTATLLTVPALAMIGLLVPVVGLGVAPTVIALTLYGLLPVVRNAIVGLRGVDPALVDAATGIGMSRLARLARVELPLAWPPILTGIRVSTQMLMGIAAIAAYASGPGLGNLIFRGIASLGSSNALNQVLAGTLGIVVLALLFDAAYVLIGRLTISRGIRGRA; translated from the coding sequence GTGAACTTCTGGGAGTACCTGGAGAGCCGGCATCAGCAACTGCTCGTCGACGCCTACCAGCACGCCAGCGTCGTCTTCCAGTGCATGGTGGCGGCCACCGCCCTCGGCGTGCTGATCGGGATCCTCACCTACCGCAGCGCGTGGGCGGGCGACCTCGCCACCACCGTCACCGCGACCCTGCTGACCGTCCCCGCGCTGGCCATGATCGGCCTGCTCGTCCCGGTCGTGGGGCTCGGCGTGGCGCCGACCGTGATCGCGCTGACCCTGTACGGGCTGCTGCCCGTCGTGCGCAACGCGATCGTCGGGCTGCGCGGGGTGGACCCCGCCCTGGTGGACGCGGCCACCGGGATCGGCATGTCCCGGCTGGCCCGGCTGGCGCGCGTGGAGCTGCCGCTGGCCTGGCCGCCCATCCTCACCGGCATCCGGGTCTCCACGCAGATGCTCATGGGCATCGCCGCCATCGCCGCCTACGCCTCCGGACCGGGCCTCGGCAACCTGATCTTCCGCGGGATCGCCTCCCTGGGCAGCAGCAACGCGCTGAACCAGGTGCTCGCCGGCACCCTCGGGATCGTCGTCCTGGCCCTGCTGTTCGACGCCGCGTACGTCCTGATCGGGCGGCTGACCATCTCCAGGGGGATCCGTGGCCGAGCCTGA